Proteins encoded together in one Candidatus Nitrosocaldus cavascurensis window:
- a CDS encoding redox-regulated ATPase YchF translates to MLIGLLGKTNVGKTTFFNAATMLNAQIADHPFTTIEPNIGVAYVRVDCVCRELKVKDNPRRSVCIDGRRFIPVKMIDVAGLVPDAHKGRGLGNKFLDDARQADVLIHVVDASGSTDSEGRRCEPGSNDPLKDIEFVELEFDLWLASVIARDWARNAKEAEHKGLKMEHILANRLSGLAIGEHVIADTLNELKGKRFSEWDESDMLRFARALRMKAKPIVIAANKADMHTAKPNIERIRATGRMVVPCIAEAELLLRRAASKGMIEYIPGDGTFKVKDGSLTIEQRRALEKVRMLMEEYGGTGVQRAINTAVIDALHMITVYPVEDEHNLTDKDGNVLPDAFLLKQGSTPKDLAMSVHSDLAKNFLYAIDARSKQRLGAEYRLSDRDIIKIVSASR, encoded by the coding sequence ATGCTGATAGGATTACTAGGCAAGACCAATGTAGGTAAGACCACATTCTTCAATGCTGCTACAATGCTCAATGCACAGATAGCAGACCATCCATTCACCACTATAGAGCCGAATATAGGTGTAGCGTACGTTAGGGTTGATTGTGTATGCAGAGAGTTGAAGGTCAAGGATAACCCAAGGAGATCAGTATGCATAGATGGGAGGAGGTTCATACCAGTTAAGATGATAGATGTTGCTGGACTTGTGCCAGATGCGCATAAAGGAAGAGGGTTAGGGAACAAGTTCCTTGATGATGCAAGGCAGGCTGATGTGCTCATACATGTTGTTGATGCGTCTGGCTCAACAGATAGTGAAGGGAGGAGGTGCGAGCCAGGAAGCAATGACCCACTAAAGGATATAGAGTTTGTTGAACTTGAGTTCGATCTATGGCTTGCATCTGTAATCGCTAGGGATTGGGCAAGGAATGCTAAGGAGGCTGAGCATAAGGGCTTGAAGATGGAGCATATACTTGCAAATAGGTTGAGTGGTCTTGCAATAGGGGAGCATGTGATAGCAGATACGCTGAATGAATTGAAGGGTAAGAGGTTCTCCGAGTGGGATGAGAGTGATATGCTAAGGTTTGCTAGAGCGTTAAGGATGAAGGCAAAGCCAATAGTTATAGCAGCAAACAAGGCAGATATGCATACTGCTAAACCAAACATAGAACGTATTAGGGCTACTGGTAGGATGGTTGTTCCATGTATTGCAGAGGCTGAACTGTTACTACGTAGAGCAGCAAGCAAGGGTATGATAGAGTACATACCTGGAGATGGGACCTTCAAGGTCAAGGATGGATCACTGACCATTGAGCAGAGAAGAGCATTGGAGAAGGTTAGGATGCTGATGGAGGAGTATGGTGGCACTGGTGTGCAGAGAGCAATAAATACTGCAGTTATAGATGCATTACATATGATAACAGTGTATCCTGTGGAGGATGAGCATAACCTAACTGATAAGGATGGGAACGTGCTTCCAGATGCATTCCTACTCAAGCAAGGTTCAACACCAAAGGATCTAGCGATGAGTGTGCATAGCGATCTTGCAAAGAACTTCCTCTACGCCATAGATGCTAGGAGCAAGCAGAGGCTTGGGGCTGAGTACAGGTTGAGTGATAGAGATATAATAAAGATAGTATCTGCTAGTAGGTGA
- the kae1 gene encoding KEOPS complex N(6)-L-threonylcarbamoyladenine synthase Kae1 yields the protein MTICLGIESTAHTFSCSLVDEQNILSDVRSIYKPPEGSGIHPREASRHHAEESANVLREALATAKVSIKDVDVLAYSAGPGLGPCLRVGAVVARCLASYHAKPLVPVNHAVGHVELGIRLTHARDPLVLLVSGGHCMILLFSSRRWRVIGETLDITPGQLLDQFGRELGFASPCGARIEELAAKSSKYIRLPYTVKGNDVSYSGLLTAAKKALSSNRVEDVCYSLQETAFAMLAEATERALAFSRKDELLVVGGVAANRRLAEMLATICDRQGARLHVVPIRYAGDCGAQIACTGLEAYKAGIMVEPMKAFVRQSWRIDATDVPWREQSIKISS from the coding sequence ATGACTATATGCCTAGGGATAGAGAGTACAGCACATACATTCTCATGCTCTCTAGTTGATGAGCAGAACATACTCTCAGATGTTAGGAGCATATACAAGCCACCAGAGGGCTCAGGTATACACCCGAGAGAGGCATCTAGGCACCATGCTGAAGAGTCTGCCAATGTGCTCAGGGAAGCACTTGCTACTGCAAAGGTTAGCATCAAGGATGTTGATGTGTTAGCATACTCTGCTGGTCCTGGACTAGGTCCATGCTTGAGGGTTGGCGCAGTAGTTGCTAGATGTTTAGCATCATACCATGCTAAACCATTGGTGCCTGTTAACCATGCAGTAGGACATGTAGAGTTGGGTATAAGGCTTACACATGCTAGAGATCCTCTAGTACTCCTAGTATCTGGAGGGCATTGTATGATCTTACTCTTCTCAAGTAGGAGATGGAGGGTTATAGGAGAGACTCTAGATATAACACCTGGGCAGCTGCTTGATCAGTTTGGTAGGGAGTTAGGCTTTGCAAGCCCATGTGGAGCACGGATTGAGGAGTTGGCAGCAAAGTCGAGCAAGTACATAAGGCTACCATATACTGTCAAGGGGAATGATGTATCATACTCTGGTCTCTTAACTGCAGCAAAGAAGGCTCTTAGCAGTAATAGGGTTGAGGATGTATGCTATTCTCTTCAGGAGACTGCATTTGCAATGCTTGCAGAGGCTACTGAGAGGGCATTAGCATTCTCACGCAAGGATGAACTCTTGGTGGTTGGTGGGGTAGCAGCAAACAGGAGGCTTGCTGAGATGCTTGCTACAATATGCGATAGACAGGGTGCAAGGTTACATGTTGTACCAATAAGGTATGCTGGAGATTGTGGTGCACAGATAGCATGTACTGGCTTAGAAGCGTACAAGGCAGGGATTATGGTTGAGCCTATGAAGGCGTTTGTGAGGCAGTCATGGAGGATAGATGCTACAGATGTACCATGGAGGGAACAGAGCATAAAGATAAGCAGTTAA
- a CDS encoding Kae1-associated kinase Bud32 translates to MLIKRGAEADIYLVEWYGRQAISKVRKRKQYMHEMLDREIRMRRTLHEAEMINMAKRAGVTTPLLYFVDPNNAEIIMQYIEGEVARDLIYQGVNVGWIAMMMGIYTARLHAKDIVHGDLTTSNFIVYNNATTSSNDNASADDAKRLVLIDFGLSFYSSRLEDKAVDIRLIKEVMSSAHADVFDELFNNFVQGYSSVVGNEYASRILKKVREIEKRGRYARVV, encoded by the coding sequence ATGCTTATAAAGAGGGGGGCTGAGGCAGATATATACTTGGTGGAGTGGTATGGAAGGCAAGCAATAAGCAAGGTTAGGAAGAGGAAGCAGTACATGCATGAGATGCTTGATAGGGAGATAAGGATGAGGAGAACCCTACATGAGGCTGAGATGATAAATATGGCAAAGAGGGCAGGGGTTACAACCCCACTTCTCTACTTCGTAGATCCAAATAATGCTGAGATAATAATGCAATATATAGAAGGAGAAGTTGCTAGAGATCTCATCTATCAAGGTGTCAATGTTGGTTGGATAGCAATGATGATGGGTATATATACTGCAAGGTTACATGCAAAGGATATAGTGCATGGAGATCTTACAACATCAAACTTCATAGTGTATAACAATGCTACTACTAGTAGTAATGATAATGCTAGTGCAGATGATGCAAAAAGGCTAGTGCTTATAGACTTTGGTCTATCATTCTACTCTTCAAGGCTTGAAGATAAGGCAGTAGATATTAGGTTGATAAAGGAGGTTATGAGTAGTGCTCATGCTGATGTATTTGATGAGTTATTTAATAACTTTGTTCAGGGCTACTCAAGTGTAGTTGGTAATGAATATGCGAGCAGAATATTAAAGAAGGTTAGGGAGATAGAGAAGAGAGGTAGATATGCTAGGGTTGTATGA